One window of Acropora palmata chromosome 1, jaAcrPala1.3, whole genome shotgun sequence genomic DNA carries:
- the LOC141895402 gene encoding uncharacterized protein LOC141895402 produces MVGDEKKTVLRNLPDKLPEIIDAEHGDTVALIWKATEWIKLYLSLSGKVIGYKKASVTPYFHILVYHLPKFLASNTSFKSFTGQGVENINDMVRSIYHNKSNRHDPCKEAILALKRIDHLQELERQPNHYNKRNNNYWTSDIFDQRRKRPRLCNTSTVDDEPTTEDINIENMSVCEIKSKLKEMNISTRCRREDKLREILRRAIAENVNNDNG; encoded by the exons ATGGTGGgcgatgaaaagaaaacagttctCAGAAATTTGCCTGATAAGCTTCCTGAAATCATAGATGCAGAGCATGGTGATACTGTTGCTCTGATATGGAAG GCAACAGAGTGgataaagttgtatctgtcacTTTCTGGAAAGGTCATTGGTTATAAGAAAGCATCAGTAACTCCATACTTCCACATTTTGGTGTATCATTTGCCAAAATTTCTGGCCAGCAACACATcttttaaatctttcactgGTCAAGGAGTTGAAAACATCAATGACATGGTACGCTCAATATACCACAATAAAAGCAACAGGCATGATCCTTGTAAAGAGGCAATTCTGGCTTTGAAGAGAATTGACCATCTTCAAGAGCTTGAAAGACAACCAAATCATTACAACAAGAGAAACAATAACTACTGGACATCTGACATTTTTGACCAAAGGAGAAAGCGACCTAGACTGTGTAATACTTCCACAGTGGATGATGAACCAACAACAGAGGATATCAACATTGAAAACATGAGTGTTTgtgaaataaaaagcaaacTAAAGGAAATGAACATTTCAACTAGATGTAGGAGAGAGGATAAGCTTAGGGAAATCCTCAGGAGAGCTATTGCCGAGAatgtaaataatgataatggctAA
- the LOC141895390 gene encoding uncharacterized protein LOC141895390 isoform X1: protein MPRARPNVEHKNLHLLFSAVLYNTARKSRGKFFKVDRIVEKRKFGRQTGEYLIKWNGWPMHACSWEPEDHLTPDLLRSYEKPLMPDSYRLEVAGVNFYHTIVTNLKGNSTAPMEAKMDLDVQRYLWNGKGVVAEHTGYKLYYKEDFFRFTTLPENWWYYLDLHGEGKAIDFPLKMKPVLSWTPIQYIKEKGELKKAPRAPVEKLKIHICKRAINSEHDLS from the exons ATGCCTCGTGCGAGACCGAACGTGGAACATAAGAATTTACACTTGTTATTCTCTGCAGTGTTATACAACACTGCAAGGAAGTCAAgaggtaaatttttcaaagttgacAGGATTGTAGAGAAGAGGAAATTTGGGCGT CAGACCGGAGAATACCTCATAAAATGGAATGGATGGCCGATGCATGCCTGCAGCTGGGAGCCAGAGGACCATCTCACACCAGACTTATTACG CTCTTATGAAAAGCCTTTAATGCCAGACAGCTACCGGTTGGAAGTGGCTGGTGTAAACTTCTACCACACAATAGTAACTAACCTTAAAGGGAATTCAACTGCTCCCATGGAAGCAAAGATGGACCTTGATGTACAAAGGTATTTGTGGAATGGTAAGGGTGTGGTAGCTGAACACACTGGATATAAACTTTACTACAAGGAAGACTTTTTTCGCTTCACAACACTGCCAGAAAACTGGTGGTACTATTTGGACCTTCATGGTGAGGGAAAAGCAATTGATTTCCCATTAAAAATGAAGCCTGTGCTATCCTGGACTCCGATCCAGTACATCAAGGAAAAAGGAGAGCTTAAAAAGGCACCACGTGCTCCagttgaaaaactaaaaatacacATTTGCAAGAGAGCAATCAATTCTGAGCATGACTTAAGCTAA
- the LOC141895390 gene encoding uncharacterized protein LOC141895390 isoform X2 produces MPRARPNVEHKNLHLLFSAVLYNTARKSRGKFFKVDRIVEKRKFGRTGEYLIKWNGWPMHACSWEPEDHLTPDLLRSYEKPLMPDSYRLEVAGVNFYHTIVTNLKGNSTAPMEAKMDLDVQRYLWNGKGVVAEHTGYKLYYKEDFFRFTTLPENWWYYLDLHGEGKAIDFPLKMKPVLSWTPIQYIKEKGELKKAPRAPVEKLKIHICKRAINSEHDLS; encoded by the exons ATGCCTCGTGCGAGACCGAACGTGGAACATAAGAATTTACACTTGTTATTCTCTGCAGTGTTATACAACACTGCAAGGAAGTCAAgaggtaaatttttcaaagttgacAGGATTGTAGAGAAGAGGAAATTTGGGCGT ACCGGAGAATACCTCATAAAATGGAATGGATGGCCGATGCATGCCTGCAGCTGGGAGCCAGAGGACCATCTCACACCAGACTTATTACG CTCTTATGAAAAGCCTTTAATGCCAGACAGCTACCGGTTGGAAGTGGCTGGTGTAAACTTCTACCACACAATAGTAACTAACCTTAAAGGGAATTCAACTGCTCCCATGGAAGCAAAGATGGACCTTGATGTACAAAGGTATTTGTGGAATGGTAAGGGTGTGGTAGCTGAACACACTGGATATAAACTTTACTACAAGGAAGACTTTTTTCGCTTCACAACACTGCCAGAAAACTGGTGGTACTATTTGGACCTTCATGGTGAGGGAAAAGCAATTGATTTCCCATTAAAAATGAAGCCTGTGCTATCCTGGACTCCGATCCAGTACATCAAGGAAAAAGGAGAGCTTAAAAAGGCACCACGTGCTCCagttgaaaaactaaaaatacacATTTGCAAGAGAGCAATCAATTCTGAGCATGACTTAAGCTAA